In one window of Rhizobium oryzihabitans DNA:
- a CDS encoding leucyl aminopeptidase — MSAKFDISFANSASLENALAVVLQASGEAHAVAGASEADPGGVIARAAKISGFAAKSMTTLDVIAPQGSSADRLLVIGLGKPAKLVAHDWLRAGGTAAANFKKADKVAIYLDAPGVEIGAQAAADFALGLLLRAYSFDAYKTKKKSDDEKTPKKVEVVIVTAAHQEAEKAFAVSEAVAGGVILARDLVNLPPNALGPVEFAEKAEELRKLGVEVEILGEKELKKLGMNALLGVAQGSARPPRLAVMQWNGGSKKDEPIAFVGKGVVFDTGGISLKPGLNMEDMKGDMGGAAAVTGLMHALAARKAKANVIGVIGLVENMPDGNAQRPGDIVTSMSGQTIEIINTDAEGRLVLADALWYTKEQFKPKFMINLATLTGAITVALGNLQAGLFSNDDELATRLAQAGDVTAEKLWRMPLGKDYDKIIDSKFADMKNSSGRLAGSVTAAQFLKRFVGETPWAHLDIAGTAMGSPMTEINQSWGSGYGVRLLNELVRAHYED, encoded by the coding sequence ATGTCCGCCAAATTCGATATTTCTTTCGCCAATTCCGCCTCGCTTGAAAATGCCCTCGCCGTCGTGCTGCAGGCGTCTGGTGAGGCTCACGCCGTTGCCGGTGCTTCCGAGGCCGATCCGGGCGGCGTGATTGCCCGGGCGGCAAAGATTTCGGGTTTTGCCGCAAAGTCGATGACGACGCTCGATGTGATCGCGCCGCAAGGTTCGAGCGCCGACCGGCTTCTCGTCATCGGTCTCGGCAAGCCGGCGAAACTTGTCGCGCATGACTGGCTCCGTGCCGGCGGCACGGCTGCCGCCAATTTCAAAAAGGCGGACAAGGTCGCCATCTACCTCGATGCCCCCGGCGTCGAGATCGGTGCGCAGGCGGCTGCGGATTTTGCGCTTGGCCTTCTTTTGCGCGCCTACAGCTTCGATGCTTACAAGACCAAAAAGAAATCCGACGACGAAAAGACCCCGAAGAAAGTCGAGGTCGTTATTGTCACAGCGGCCCATCAGGAAGCGGAAAAGGCTTTTGCCGTCTCCGAAGCGGTTGCGGGTGGCGTGATTCTCGCGCGCGATCTCGTCAACCTGCCGCCGAATGCTCTCGGCCCGGTCGAGTTCGCGGAAAAGGCTGAAGAGCTGCGCAAGCTTGGCGTCGAGGTGGAAATCCTCGGCGAGAAGGAGTTGAAGAAGCTCGGCATGAACGCGCTTCTTGGCGTGGCGCAGGGCTCTGCGCGTCCGCCCCGGCTTGCGGTCATGCAGTGGAACGGCGGCTCCAAGAAAGACGAGCCGATCGCCTTTGTCGGCAAGGGCGTCGTTTTCGATACCGGCGGCATTTCGCTGAAGCCCGGCCTCAACATGGAAGATATGAAGGGCGACATGGGCGGCGCTGCGGCCGTTACCGGCCTCATGCATGCGCTCGCGGCCCGCAAGGCGAAGGCGAATGTCATCGGCGTCATCGGTCTGGTGGAAAACATGCCCGATGGCAACGCCCAACGCCCCGGAGATATCGTTACCTCCATGTCCGGCCAGACCATCGAGATCATCAACACCGATGCCGAAGGCCGTTTGGTGCTGGCCGATGCGCTCTGGTACACCAAGGAGCAGTTCAAGCCGAAGTTCATGATCAACCTCGCCACCTTGACAGGCGCGATCACGGTTGCGCTGGGTAATCTTCAGGCCGGCCTTTTCTCCAATGACGACGAGCTTGCAACGCGTCTTGCGCAGGCGGGCGATGTGACGGCGGAAAAGCTGTGGCGCATGCCGCTCGGCAAGGATTACGACAAGATCATCGATTCCAAGTTCGCCGACATGAAGAACAGCTCGGGTCGTCTGGCGGGCTCCGTCACCGCCGCGCAGTTCCTCAAGCGTTTCGTTGGCGAAACACCATGGGCGCATCTCGATATCGCCGGCACCGCAATGGGGTCGCCGATGACCGAGATCAACCAGTCCTGGGGATCGGGCTATGGCGTGCGGTTGCTGAACGAACTCGTTCGCGCCCATTACGAAGATTGA
- a CDS encoding LptF/LptG family permease, protein MKLLENYILRRTTQMFLVALLPVLAIIWTIQVLQRINLVTDTGQSMGSFMALATMILPTLIPVVLPFALVIGITQIFTAMNNDSELAIIDAAGAPRSIMFRPVLILAAVLSAFSFTITNFIEPPARSSARQMVAAAYADLLSSVIEEKTFRTIQDGLYVQIAQRQGRILKGLFVADRRDPNFDLIYYAKEGMIDESGTSLTMRDGEVQQKTPDGKVSIVKFLSYAFDLSTMSEKQDSEPSLSPGDASLGFLLSPDENNASYKRSPENFRSELHKRLSDWMFAFAFALISLVIAADARSHREARLHPMVAALVTAFMLRWLGFYVTNQVKQSAAFIPLVYAVPGLSGAAAAFILITGRKPRMPKIIADTAGRVRRLFSSRLARSSGSGNA, encoded by the coding sequence ATGAAGCTTCTCGAGAACTATATCCTGCGGCGGACAACGCAGATGTTTCTGGTCGCGTTGCTGCCGGTGCTCGCGATCATATGGACCATCCAGGTTCTCCAGAGAATCAATCTCGTTACCGATACCGGTCAGTCGATGGGTTCCTTCATGGCGCTCGCGACGATGATCCTGCCGACGCTCATTCCGGTCGTGCTGCCATTCGCCCTCGTCATCGGCATTACCCAGATATTCACGGCGATGAACAATGATTCCGAGCTTGCCATCATCGATGCGGCCGGAGCGCCGCGTTCGATCATGTTTCGCCCGGTTCTCATTCTGGCCGCGGTTCTGAGCGCGTTTTCTTTTACCATCACCAATTTTATCGAGCCACCCGCTCGAAGCTCCGCGCGGCAGATGGTGGCGGCGGCCTATGCCGACCTCCTGTCCTCGGTGATCGAGGAAAAGACCTTCCGCACCATTCAGGACGGCCTTTACGTGCAGATCGCCCAACGCCAGGGCCGCATCCTCAAGGGCCTGTTCGTCGCCGACCGCCGCGATCCGAATTTCGATCTCATCTATTATGCCAAGGAAGGCATGATCGATGAAAGCGGCACGTCGCTGACCATGCGAGACGGTGAGGTTCAGCAGAAGACGCCTGATGGCAAGGTCTCGATCGTCAAATTCCTGTCCTATGCTTTCGACCTTTCGACCATGTCGGAAAAGCAGGATTCGGAACCCTCGCTTTCTCCGGGCGATGCCAGCCTCGGCTTTCTTCTCTCGCCCGACGAGAATAATGCGAGCTACAAGCGCTCACCGGAAAATTTCCGCAGTGAATTGCACAAGCGCCTGTCGGACTGGATGTTCGCCTTCGCCTTCGCATTGATCTCGCTGGTCATCGCTGCCGATGCGCGTTCACATCGCGAGGCGCGCCTGCATCCGATGGTCGCAGCACTTGTGACCGCTTTCATGCTGCGCTGGCTCGGTTTTTACGTCACCAATCAGGTCAAGCAGAGCGCGGCCTTCATTCCGCTTGTCTATGCCGTGCCGGGTCTCAGCGGCGCTGCGGCCGCCTTCATTCTCATCACGGGCCGCAAGCCTAGGATGCCGAAGATCATTGCGGATACGGCCGGCCGCGTACGCCGTCTTTTCTCCAGCCGGCTGGCACGAAGCTCCGGGAGCGGTAACGCATGA
- the lptG gene encoding LPS export ABC transporter permease LptG: MIFNTLARYFLKRYLMTAVWFVLGVSSIIYLADFSETARRMSGLPGYTVPAALGLTALRLPLILQQTVPFIALFVGMTTLISLNRRYELVVTRAAGISAWQFILPFVLGSVLIGILSVVVLNPIAAWGQNRSLAMEAGLRNEANGGRQQEIIPWMRQASGGQDTIIGAKSFEDNGTMLLDVVLIHLDKDGNIVSRQDAKSAKLEDGYWLLNGVTETRAGHVPVRQESTRISTNLRREFVQERMTQTETVAFFDLSHKIEVAKSFGLSSKALETQYHFLLSTPLLLVAMTLIAATVSLKFSRFAQSRSVILGGIVSGFVLYVVTVLVRAFGSGGVVPPTVAVWVPVVVALALGATILLHQEDG; the protein is encoded by the coding sequence ATGATTTTCAACACGCTCGCCCGCTATTTCCTCAAACGATATCTGATGACGGCCGTCTGGTTCGTGCTCGGCGTGTCGTCGATCATCTATCTCGCCGATTTCAGCGAAACGGCACGGCGCATGTCCGGCCTGCCCGGCTATACCGTTCCGGCCGCGCTTGGTCTCACCGCGCTTCGCCTGCCGCTGATCCTGCAGCAGACCGTTCCCTTCATCGCGCTCTTCGTCGGCATGACGACGCTGATCTCGCTTAACCGGCGTTACGAACTGGTTGTCACGCGCGCGGCCGGCATCTCCGCCTGGCAATTCATCCTTCCTTTCGTCCTTGGCTCTGTCCTCATCGGCATTCTGTCTGTCGTGGTCCTCAATCCTATCGCCGCCTGGGGCCAGAACCGGTCGCTGGCGATGGAGGCGGGCCTGCGCAATGAAGCAAATGGCGGCCGCCAGCAGGAGATCATTCCGTGGATGCGCCAGGCAAGCGGCGGCCAGGACACGATCATCGGCGCGAAGAGCTTCGAAGACAACGGAACCATGCTTCTCGACGTGGTGCTTATCCACCTCGACAAGGACGGGAATATCGTCTCGCGACAGGATGCCAAGTCGGCAAAGTTGGAAGATGGTTACTGGCTTCTTAACGGCGTGACTGAAACCCGCGCCGGACATGTGCCAGTTCGGCAAGAGAGCACGCGGATCAGTACCAATCTGAGACGGGAATTCGTCCAGGAACGGATGACCCAGACGGAAACCGTTGCTTTCTTTGACCTTTCTCACAAGATCGAAGTTGCAAAGTCCTTTGGACTATCTTCAAAGGCGCTTGAGACGCAGTATCATTTCCTGCTATCGACGCCCCTGCTTCTGGTTGCGATGACCTTGATCGCCGCGACCGTTTCATTAAAGTTCAGCCGCTTCGCCCAATCGCGCTCCGTGATTCTGGGTGGAATCGTTTCCGGCTTCGTGCTTTATGTAGTAACCGTGCTCGTAAGGGCATTCGGGAGTGGTGGTGTTGTCCCTCCCACCGTCGCGGTCTGGGTTCCAGTCGTCGTGGCGTTGGCTTTGGGGGCAACCATTCTGCTTCATCAGGAGGACGGCTAG